Genomic DNA from Leptotrichia wadei:
AAGGTGAGAGTTTTTTGGGGGAAGATAGGAGAATGAAATGTTAAATAAAAAAATAGAAAATTTGTTGAAATCGAATAAAAAATATATTTCAGAGAAAAATGAAATATTAAAGGCTAAAGTATATGAAGATGCAGTAAATATTAATAAAGAATTAATAGAGTTACTACTTTCAGATGGTAAAGTAAAGAAAACTTATTTTACCGAAATTAATGGAGTACTTGTGTTTGATAAACAAGGATTTTTAAATTTTTTAGAATCAAAAGATTTTTTACCTGACAGTTATACAGCTTTTAAAAATAAAATAGGACTTACTGATCGAAATGGTAATTACTTATCAGATAATGATGATGTTGTATTATCCTTTCCTTATAAAGATTGTGTATTGGTGGGTGGACAAGATAAAGATGATCAAAAGAGAGAAGAAAAAATGTATAATGAAATACTTGCAAGTGAAGAAATAAGCACATTATTTTCTCCAAAAGTCTTGACAAATATAAAAAGATTTGGCAAAATTTCTAGTCAGTCAGTCAGTCAGTCAGTCAGTCAGTCAGTCAGTCAGTCAGTCAGTCAGTCAGTCAGTCAGTCAGTCAGTCAGTCAGCATAATGTAACCTTTAGTGAAAATGATAACTTAATTATAAAAGGAAATAATCTTATAGCACTTGCAAGTTTACTTAAAAGATATGAAGGGAAAGTAAAATGTATTTATATAGATCCACCGTATAATACAGGAAATGACAGTTTTAAGTATAATGACAGATTTAATCATTCTACTTGGCTTACATTTATGAAAAATAGACTGGAATTGGCGAAAAAGTTGCTTAGTGATAATGGAGTAATTACTGTGCAATGTGATGATAGAGAACATATTGATGGATGAAATATTTGGAAGAGAGAACTTTCTTAATTGTGTAG
This window encodes:
- a CDS encoding site-specific DNA-methyltransferase, with the protein product MLNKKIENLLKSNKKYISEKNEILKAKVYEDAVNINKELIELLLSDGKVKKTYFTEINGVLVFDKQGFLNFLESKDFLPDSYTAFKNKIGLTDRNGNYLSDNDDVVLSFPYKDCVLVGGQDKDDQKREEKMYNEILASEEISTLFSPKVLTNIKRFGKISSQSVSQSVSQSVSQSVSQSVSQSVSQSA
- a CDS encoding DNA methyltransferase, giving the protein MAKFLVSQSVSQSVSQSVSQSVSQSVSQSVSQHNVTFSENDNLIIKGNNLIALASLLKRYEGKVKCIYIDPPYNTGNDSFKYNDRFNHSTWLTFMKNRLELAKKLLSDNGVITVQCDDREHIDG